A single window of Desulfomicrobium macestii DNA harbors:
- a CDS encoding response regulator codes for MIESKLCSPQKSVLVVDDDEICRCVTSEVLENLGLKVDLAENADQATSLAKANSYDLILLDFHMPVMNGIDLARHLQDNGAATEDRIYLLTGEEPEAILKKMHAGSSLRIFHKPLELAQVMSYFSPRENEDPIGAATYHPLKITGFDMSHALANFLGNESAFFNVLREFPAYGAKFIFEYSTHLKNRNIKECMRLAHSLKGSSLMIGATEINMLAKALESACHGASDMQRVGEIFEKMEAKILEASESIKKHLQDHSA; via the coding sequence ATGATAGAAAGCAAATTGTGCTCTCCCCAAAAATCGGTTCTCGTGGTCGACGATGACGAAATTTGCCGCTGCGTCACCTCCGAAGTCCTGGAGAATCTCGGCCTCAAGGTCGACCTGGCCGAAAACGCCGATCAGGCGACAAGCCTTGCCAAGGCGAACAGCTACGACCTGATCCTGCTCGACTTTCACATGCCGGTCATGAATGGAATAGACCTCGCCCGGCATCTGCAGGACAACGGCGCAGCCACGGAAGACAGAATCTATCTGCTGACCGGCGAGGAACCGGAAGCCATTTTGAAAAAAATGCATGCAGGAAGCTCGCTGCGCATTTTCCACAAGCCTCTGGAGCTCGCCCAAGTCATGTCTTACTTCTCCCCCCGTGAAAACGAAGACCCGATCGGAGCGGCCACCTACCATCCCCTGAAGATCACAGGGTTCGACATGTCCCACGCCCTGGCGAATTTCCTGGGGAACGAATCCGCGTTTTTCAACGTATTGCGCGAGTTCCCCGCCTACGGAGCAAAATTCATCTTCGAATATTCAACGCACCTGAAGAACAGGAACATCAAGGAATGCATGCGCCTTGCCCACAGTCTCAAAGGGTCCTCGCTCATGATCGGCGCCACGGAGATAAACATGCTGGCAAAGGCTCTCGAATCGGCATGTCATGGCGCATCGGACATGCAACGTGTCGGGGAGATCTTCGAAAAAATGGAAGCAAAAATCCTTGAAGCCTCGGAAAGCATCAAAAAACATCTTCAAGACCACAGCGCGTAG
- a CDS encoding cysteine synthase, whose protein sequence is MIHPTILSLIGATPIVFLNRVFPHPRIRLATKLEAQNVGGSIKDRVALAMIEAAEASGELTPDKIVIEATSGNTGVGLAMVCAVKGYRLTLLMPDSASEERKRIMRAFGAELRLTPGRLGTDGAIEEAYRLAREEPQTYVLMDQFNNPASIAAHYMGTGREIIEQTEGRATHVVISLGTSGTAMGIAKRMKESAPGVEVVAVEPYAGHKIQGLKNMQESYPPGIYDKRALDRIIHVEDEEAFACSRQLAREEGILSGMSAGAALAGALRIARELDEAGKEGLIVFICPDTGERYLSTTLFSPLARHGLGVRSVATGCLECLGSPAGGHALFTPGPSLDDLGELDVWRRIVWLDVLAKALIERGQNVRLAVGLADMDDRALAAAREAKAGLQDFGQRAREFMLAQAKALGVSDTVLFPLAGASQERALGLARKLLAKGQAYEKLRSVYFDVTRDKTYGQISCVDTAGMNLGYTVDLADYVKDNPADFTLLKRATLQDLKLGDVIETEWGKVRPSWFLQLAATALDALGTVTVMFAAESHRFPHMDNFCAIWSAGAGVRPMAWMVSQPVTPREQGDTVPSLTEVLAVAGTGPALRLWLLSASYLKSLAYSPESLVMWVKNQNRLQDAYVSASLGGAGTGVSPQLEQAIYDLKTAFATALDDNLDLAHFWPTLFAFAKSVNARAGKMSADEAALVAEQLLACDRVLGFLDHSRLPLAEKSWPLEAADLVGRREEARKTKDFVQADALREKLAAMGLRLEDHPAGVRLFRMERPV, encoded by the coding sequence ATGATTCATCCGACCATTCTCTCTCTTATCGGGGCCACTCCCATAGTTTTTCTGAACCGCGTCTTTCCTCATCCGCGCATTCGCCTGGCGACCAAGCTCGAAGCCCAGAACGTCGGCGGGTCCATCAAGGACCGCGTGGCTCTGGCCATGATCGAGGCGGCCGAGGCGTCGGGGGAACTGACCCCGGACAAGATCGTCATCGAGGCCACCAGCGGGAACACCGGAGTCGGACTGGCCATGGTCTGCGCGGTCAAGGGCTACAGGTTGACCCTGCTCATGCCAGATTCCGCTTCCGAGGAACGAAAGCGCATCATGCGCGCCTTCGGGGCGGAACTGCGTCTGACTCCCGGCCGTCTCGGCACCGACGGCGCCATCGAGGAAGCATACCGGCTGGCGCGCGAAGAGCCGCAGACCTATGTGCTCATGGACCAGTTCAACAACCCGGCCAGCATAGCGGCTCATTACATGGGCACGGGCCGGGAAATCATCGAGCAGACCGAAGGCCGGGCCACCCATGTGGTCATAAGCCTTGGCACCTCGGGGACGGCCATGGGTATCGCCAAGCGCATGAAAGAGAGCGCTCCAGGCGTTGAGGTTGTCGCGGTCGAACCCTACGCCGGGCACAAGATTCAGGGCCTCAAGAACATGCAGGAATCCTATCCTCCCGGAATTTACGACAAGCGTGCCCTGGACCGGATCATCCACGTCGAGGACGAGGAGGCCTTCGCCTGCTCGCGGCAACTGGCGCGGGAAGAGGGGATATTGTCCGGAATGAGCGCGGGCGCGGCCCTGGCTGGAGCCTTGCGCATCGCCAGGGAACTGGACGAGGCCGGAAAAGAGGGGCTCATTGTCTTCATCTGTCCGGATACGGGAGAGCGCTATCTCTCGACCACGCTTTTTTCACCGCTGGCCCGGCATGGTCTGGGGGTGCGCAGCGTGGCCACCGGATGCCTCGAATGCCTGGGCAGTCCGGCAGGCGGACACGCGCTGTTCACGCCGGGACCGAGCCTTGACGACCTGGGTGAGCTGGATGTCTGGCGGCGCATTGTCTGGCTGGACGTGCTGGCCAAGGCCCTGATTGAGCGCGGGCAGAACGTGCGTCTGGCCGTGGGTCTCGCGGACATGGACGATCGCGCCCTGGCGGCGGCCCGGGAAGCCAAGGCCGGTTTGCAGGACTTCGGGCAGAGGGCGCGGGAGTTCATGCTCGCCCAGGCCAAGGCGCTGGGCGTTTCCGATACCGTACTCTTTCCCCTGGCCGGAGCCAGTCAGGAACGCGCCCTGGGCCTTGCGCGCAAGCTGCTGGCCAAGGGTCAGGCCTACGAGAAACTCAGGTCCGTCTATTTCGACGTGACCCGGGACAAGACCTACGGGCAGATCTCGTGCGTGGACACGGCGGGCATGAATCTGGGCTACACCGTGGATCTGGCTGACTATGTGAAGGATAATCCCGCCGACTTCACGCTCCTCAAGCGGGCCACCTTGCAGGACCTCAAACTGGGGGACGTGATCGAGACCGAATGGGGCAAGGTCCGCCCGAGCTGGTTTCTGCAGTTGGCCGCCACTGCCCTGGACGCTCTGGGCACGGTCACGGTCATGTTTGCCGCCGAGTCGCACCGTTTTCCGCATATGGACAACTTTTGCGCCATCTGGAGCGCCGGGGCCGGAGTGCGGCCCATGGCCTGGATGGTGTCCCAGCCCGTGACCCCGCGCGAACAGGGCGATACGGTGCCGTCGCTCACCGAGGTCCTCGCCGTCGCGGGCACCGGACCTGCCCTGCGGCTGTGGCTCTTGTCCGCCTCCTACCTCAAATCCCTGGCCTATTCGCCGGAAAGCCTTGTCATGTGGGTCAAGAACCAGAACCGGCTGCAGGACGCCTACGTATCGGCTTCCCTTGGCGGTGCTGGAACGGGCGTTTCCCCGCAGCTTGAGCAGGCTATTTACGACCTGAAAACCGCTTTTGCCACGGCGCTCGACGACAATCTCGATCTGGCCCACTTCTGGCCGACGCTCTTCGCCTTCGCCAAGTCCGTCAACGCCCGCGCCGGAAAGATGAGCGCGGATGAAGCCGCACTGGTGGCCGAGCAGCTTCTGGCCTGCGACCGGGTGCTTGGCTTTCTGGATCATTCGCGCCTGCCGCTGGCTGAAAAATCCTGGCCGCTTGAGGCCGCGGATCTGGTCGGCCGGCGCGAGGAAGCCCGCAAGACAAAGGATTTTGTCCAGGCTGATGCGCTGCGCGAAAAATTGGCCGCCATGGGCCTCAGGCTTGAGGATCATCCTGCGGGAGTGCGCCTTTTCCGAATGGAGCGCCCGGTTTAG
- the amt gene encoding ammonium transporter translates to MEKIDLLWILISASLVFLMQPGFMCLESGLTRSKNSINVAIKNFADFVLSAAVFWVLGFGLMFGHLSWDLFHVPDFSPATKDSSGFSAAFFFFQIMFCGTATTIFSGAVAERMRFVSYLIVALIFSVLVYPLYGHLAWNGLDAGQLTGWLGERGFVDFAGSMVVHGVGGWLALAALIVIGPRKGRFPKDAPPREINAGNLPLTVLGAFLIWLGWFGFNGGSTLALDTTVPGIIVNTVLAGVAGGTSNLLLGWLTSRTPKITYLVNGVLGGLVAVTASCHAVDNFAATCIGLVAGAVCLGCETLLTRLHIDDAVGAVPVHLGCGIWGILAVAVFGDPTALGTGLSMPDQLWIQCVGIFIAFVVAFALPLALLRFIDPIFPLRVAPEDEETGLNVSEHGARTDIHDLFEMLDRQAATRDFSLRAPEEPFTEVGHIAHRYNHVLDALNDAVSKTEAIVKSAADAIIVFTTDTLRIISANPGASLIFGYSGVNLEQMSIPDLVPVQNRSGSADDSSESALAHALRSRNQVEITGRRADGSPVTLEAVVKQSSGRQGDFFIGTFRDISERKRYENELRKAEENFRGIFENAVEGIFRTTTQGRYLQANPALAKIYGFESPAELMRHYDDISRQLYVEAGRREEFIRTLEETEAIFDFESAIRRKDGSIIWISENARAVKDATGHVVCYEGTVMDITQRRAMQQALDRQMALFGQLFEDSPLAIVLVDTVGRIVEVNGGFENLFGYRRGEILGKDNRIFIVPEDQLSEVNSVRQRILEGETVQRESLRRTRRGEVIPVNILGHPVRIGGEITNIFWIYQDISERKEFERQITHQAFHDSLTGLPNRSLFRERLGRAVERTKRRPDYHFAAMLIDLNKFKWVNDSLGHQAGDALLVEIASRLNSCVRRVDTVARLGGDEFAVLLEEFRTNKEVIAVANRIQSEVRRPFLWNGKEIVSGASVGIVLQTRDYGRAEDILRDADIAMYKAKERGRGHLVFHNRMRQEVLEVINMENELRRAIEENDLELHYQPIIDVEEGKLEGFEALVRWRHPERGMIMPDRFIPLAEESGLIVPLGQWVINAACRQLKVWDDGSGSADYGLTMSVNLSCKQFAQHTLVEMISRALRENDIAAPRLKLEITESAIILDPSAAAEKMRRLKELGVLLAVDDFGTGYSSLSYLRQFPMDILKIDRSFISGTDTPKENAEIVRSIVDMAHSLGLRVTAEGVETQEQLDRLQSINCDRAQGYMFSKPMIPDDAGEMIRAAILEEGSN, encoded by the coding sequence ATGGAAAAGATAGACCTCTTATGGATACTCATCTCGGCCTCGCTGGTATTCCTGATGCAGCCCGGATTCATGTGCCTGGAATCAGGGCTTACCCGCTCGAAAAATTCCATCAACGTCGCGATCAAGAATTTTGCCGATTTTGTACTATCGGCGGCCGTGTTCTGGGTGCTGGGTTTCGGACTGATGTTCGGGCATCTCTCCTGGGACCTTTTCCACGTTCCGGACTTCAGCCCCGCCACCAAGGACTCTTCAGGGTTCTCGGCGGCCTTCTTCTTTTTCCAGATCATGTTCTGCGGCACCGCCACGACGATCTTTTCCGGAGCCGTGGCGGAACGCATGCGCTTCGTGTCGTATCTCATTGTCGCGCTCATCTTTTCCGTCCTCGTCTACCCTCTTTACGGACATCTTGCCTGGAACGGACTTGACGCCGGACAACTGACCGGATGGCTGGGCGAGCGCGGCTTCGTGGATTTCGCCGGATCCATGGTCGTTCACGGCGTGGGCGGATGGCTGGCCCTGGCGGCGCTGATCGTAATCGGACCACGCAAGGGGCGCTTCCCCAAGGACGCCCCCCCGCGAGAGATCAACGCAGGCAACCTGCCCCTGACCGTGCTTGGCGCTTTTTTGATCTGGCTGGGCTGGTTCGGCTTCAACGGCGGATCCACCCTTGCACTCGATACGACCGTGCCCGGTATCATCGTGAACACCGTACTGGCCGGTGTCGCCGGAGGAACGAGCAATCTGCTTCTTGGCTGGCTGACAAGCCGAACTCCGAAAATCACCTATCTCGTCAACGGCGTCCTCGGCGGGCTGGTGGCCGTGACCGCAAGCTGCCACGCCGTGGACAATTTCGCAGCCACATGCATAGGCCTCGTGGCCGGTGCGGTTTGTCTGGGCTGCGAAACCCTGCTCACGCGCCTGCACATCGACGACGCCGTGGGCGCAGTGCCGGTGCACCTGGGTTGTGGGATCTGGGGCATACTTGCCGTGGCCGTCTTCGGCGATCCGACCGCGCTGGGCACGGGGCTGAGCATGCCCGATCAGCTCTGGATCCAGTGCGTGGGCATTTTCATCGCTTTTGTCGTCGCTTTCGCGCTGCCGCTGGCCCTGCTCAGATTCATCGATCCCATATTCCCCTTGCGCGTGGCTCCCGAGGACGAAGAGACCGGTCTGAACGTCAGCGAACACGGCGCACGCACGGATATCCACGATCTTTTCGAGATGCTCGACAGACAGGCCGCCACCCGGGATTTCAGCCTGCGCGCCCCCGAGGAACCCTTCACGGAAGTCGGGCATATCGCCCACCGTTACAATCACGTGCTGGACGCCCTGAACGACGCAGTCTCCAAGACCGAAGCCATTGTCAAAAGCGCCGCCGACGCGATCATCGTCTTCACCACGGACACCCTACGCATCATATCCGCCAACCCCGGAGCGAGCCTCATCTTCGGATATTCCGGCGTGAATCTGGAACAAATGTCCATTCCCGACCTCGTGCCTGTCCAGAACCGCTCCGGCTCGGCCGACGACTCAAGCGAATCCGCCCTGGCGCACGCCCTGCGCTCCCGAAACCAGGTCGAGATCACGGGACGCCGGGCTGACGGCTCCCCGGTGACCCTTGAGGCGGTGGTCAAGCAGTCGAGCGGACGCCAGGGAGACTTTTTCATCGGCACGTTCCGCGACATCTCCGAACGCAAACGCTACGAGAACGAGCTGCGCAAGGCCGAAGAAAACTTCCGGGGCATCTTTGAAAACGCCGTGGAGGGAATTTTCCGGACCACCACGCAGGGACGCTATCTGCAGGCCAACCCGGCACTGGCAAAGATATACGGGTTCGAAAGCCCGGCCGAGCTCATGCGCCACTACGACGACATCAGCCGCCAGCTCTATGTCGAAGCCGGGCGCAGGGAAGAGTTCATCCGGACGCTGGAGGAGACCGAGGCGATTTTCGATTTCGAATCGGCCATCCGTCGCAAGGACGGCTCCATCATCTGGATTTCGGAGAATGCGCGGGCCGTGAAGGACGCGACGGGACATGTCGTCTGCTATGAGGGTACGGTCATGGACATCACCCAGCGCCGCGCCATGCAGCAGGCCCTGGACCGGCAGATGGCCCTTTTCGGACAATTGTTCGAGGATTCCCCGCTGGCCATCGTCTTGGTGGATACCGTCGGCCGCATCGTCGAGGTCAACGGCGGCTTCGAGAACCTTTTCGGCTACCGGCGCGGCGAAATTCTGGGCAAGGACAACAGGATCTTCATCGTACCCGAGGATCAGCTGTCCGAGGTCAACAGCGTCCGCCAGCGCATCCTGGAAGGTGAGACGGTGCAACGGGAATCGCTCCGGCGAACCCGCCGGGGCGAGGTCATCCCGGTCAACATCCTGGGGCATCCGGTGCGCATCGGCGGCGAGATCACCAACATATTCTGGATCTATCAGGACATCTCCGAGCGCAAGGAATTCGAACGGCAGATCACCCATCAGGCCTTCCACGACTCCCTGACCGGCCTGCCGAACCGCTCCCTCTTTCGGGAACGCCTAGGACGCGCCGTGGAGAGAACAAAGAGACGCCCCGACTATCATTTCGCCGCCATGCTCATCGATCTGAACAAGTTCAAATGGGTCAACGACTCCCTCGGGCATCAGGCCGGCGACGCCCTGCTGGTGGAGATCGCGTCCCGCCTGAATTCCTGCGTGCGCCGCGTGGACACGGTGGCCAGGCTTGGCGGAGACGAATTCGCCGTGCTGCTTGAGGAATTCCGGACCAACAAGGAAGTCATCGCAGTGGCCAACCGCATCCAGAGCGAGGTGCGACGCCCCTTTCTCTGGAACGGAAAGGAGATCGTCTCCGGGGCCAGCGTGGGCATCGTGCTGCAGACACGCGACTACGGACGGGCCGAAGACATCCTGCGGGATGCGGACATAGCCATGTACAAGGCCAAGGAGCGCGGACGGGGACATCTGGTTTTTCACAACCGCATGCGTCAGGAGGTGCTGGAGGTCATCAACATGGAGAACGAGCTGCGGCGAGCCATCGAAGAAAATGACCTGGAGCTCCACTATCAGCCAATTATCGATGTCGAGGAAGGAAAACTCGAAGGGTTCGAGGCGCTCGTGCGCTGGCGCCATCCGGAACGCGGCATGATCATGCCCGACCGCTTCATCCCCCTGGCCGAGGAATCCGGGCTGATCGTGCCCCTGGGGCAGTGGGTGATCAACGCGGCCTGCAGGCAGCTGAAAGTCTGGGATGACGGGAGCGGGTCCGCCGACTACGGCCTGACCATGAGCGTCAACCTCTCGTGCAAGCAGTTCGCCCAGCACACCCTGGTCGAGATGATTTCAAGAGCGCTGCGCGAGAACGACATCGCCGCGCCACGTCTGAAACTCGAAATCACCGAAAGCGCCATCATCCTCGACCCCTCCGCCGCGGCGGAAAAAATGCGCCGCTTGAAGGAGCTCGGAGTGCTTTTGGCCGTGGACGATTTCGGCACCGGCTACTCTTCCCTGAGTTACCTGCGCCAGTTCCCCATGGACATCCTCAAGATCGACCGCTCCTTCATCAGCGGCACGGATACGCCCAAGGAAAACGCCGAGATCGTCCGCTCCATCGTGGACATGGCCCACAGCCTGGGCCTCAGAGTGACCGCCGAAGGCGTGGAGACGCAGGAACAGCTTGACCGCCTGCAGTCCATCAACTGCGATCGCGCCCAGGGCTACATGTTCTCAAAACCCATGATTCCAGACGATGCCGGGGAGATGATTCGCGCGGCAATTTTAGAGGAAGGCTCGAACTGA
- a CDS encoding type II toxin-antitoxin system RelE/ParE family toxin, translating to MDIFFKNKKLAKEFSEGARLERLHGVQRARKIRLRMGEFRAAACLMDFWPPKSGPGRCHELAHGKRNGQLSVDLDHPYRLIFSPAHDPIPTHEDGGLDWSKVAAIVILGVEDTHE from the coding sequence TTGGATATATTTTTCAAAAACAAAAAGCTTGCAAAGGAATTTAGCGAAGGGGCGCGCCTTGAAAGACTGCACGGAGTTCAACGAGCTCGAAAAATTCGTCTACGAATGGGCGAGTTTCGAGCCGCAGCTTGTCTCATGGATTTCTGGCCGCCCAAAAGTGGACCCGGTCGATGCCACGAACTGGCGCATGGCAAGCGTAACGGTCAGCTTTCCGTAGATTTGGATCATCCCTATCGTCTGATTTTTTCTCCCGCCCATGATCCGATACCCACGCACGAGGATGGCGGTCTGGACTGGTCAAAGGTGGCCGCCATCGTGATTTTGGGAGTGGAGGATACCCATGAATAA
- a CDS encoding HigA family addiction module antitoxin, with product MNNVQNNKFIPDYLVTPGEVLADYLDDLGMTQAELADRTGLTKKTINEIIKAKAPITPETALKFERTLGRPAHFWSNLERHYQDDLTRLAEQRRMASYLEWLKRVPVSTMAKLGWIPKLKDTFEQLDAVLCYYGVASPTQWQTVWSEYQVAYRQTARFEGCAEAVSAWLRQGEIQAQRIECAPFDRKRFLEVLDLIRTLTTAPPNVFTPQLVSLCASAGVAVVFVPELPKTGTWGATRWLGDRAVIQLSLRYKSDDHLWFTFFHEAGHILKHGRKTVIIEGNGLDDEKEREANAFARDRLIPPAEMRRLVKADSLSASDIKTFAAEIGIAPGIVLGRLQHDGIIPYKTGLNSLKMFYRWKSADDE from the coding sequence ATGAATAACGTACAAAATAACAAATTTATACCGGACTATCTCGTTACGCCTGGAGAGGTGCTGGCAGATTACCTTGATGATTTGGGCATGACCCAGGCCGAGCTTGCGGATCGAACAGGCTTGACCAAAAAAACCATCAACGAAATCATCAAGGCCAAGGCGCCCATAACTCCTGAAACGGCCTTGAAATTCGAACGCACACTGGGGCGCCCGGCCCACTTTTGGAGCAACCTGGAACGCCACTATCAAGACGACCTGACGCGACTTGCCGAGCAGCGGCGCATGGCGTCGTATCTGGAATGGCTCAAGCGGGTGCCGGTTTCCACCATGGCAAAGCTGGGCTGGATTCCCAAGCTCAAGGATACGTTCGAGCAGCTCGACGCGGTGCTGTGCTATTACGGCGTGGCATCTCCAACGCAATGGCAAACAGTCTGGAGCGAATATCAGGTTGCCTATCGGCAGACTGCCAGATTCGAAGGGTGCGCGGAGGCCGTTTCCGCATGGCTCCGGCAAGGGGAAATCCAGGCTCAACGCATCGAGTGCGCCCCTTTTGATCGCAAGCGTTTTCTGGAGGTTCTTGACCTCATTCGCACCCTGACCACTGCCCCTCCCAATGTTTTCACGCCCCAACTGGTTTCCCTTTGCGCTTCCGCGGGAGTGGCCGTGGTTTTCGTCCCGGAACTGCCGAAGACAGGCACTTGGGGGGCTACCAGGTGGCTCGGAGATCGCGCGGTAATCCAACTCAGCCTACGCTATAAAAGCGATGACCATCTCTGGTTCACCTTTTTCCACGAAGCCGGACACATCCTCAAGCATGGCCGCAAGACGGTGATCATAGAAGGCAACGGGCTCGATGACGAGAAAGAAAGGGAAGCTAACGCCTTTGCCAGAGACAGACTCATCCCACCGGCCGAGATGCGACGGCTTGTCAAGGCTGACAGTCTGTCGGCATCGGATATCAAAACCTTTGCCGCAGAAATCGGGATCGCTCCCGGCATTGTCCTTGGACGCCTGCAACACGACGGGATAATTCCCTATAAGACGGGTCTTAACAGCCTGAAGATGTTTTATCGGTGGAAAAGCGCGGATGATGAGTGA
- a CDS encoding (Fe-S)-binding protein, protein MSTPSCFMSPDLRSFLERFDFSACMVCGSCANGCPITGTPGMAGWDTRKVMRLLANGMADEVVASNFPWLCTGCGRCAGVCPAGIDIPSVMAHMKSLRPREAVPGSLHKGMANNLATGNNLAISREDYLGGMYDLGRDLAQECPGFHVPVDKKGADILFFPNSKEVYGDFEDQFWWWKIFYAARENWTVPSTGWEAVDWALFTGNYDGNRELARRKIEYMQSCAIKTMIMPDCGGGSYGCRKGMSALAAENPDSAVDFVYLYDYLLKLIREGRVRLDKSVHKGRRFTFHDSCKHGRELAAHYGKGYFDEPREIVAACVDDFVELTPTREKNFCCGAGGGMWPMPFEQESAWHARYKYQQIKDSGADVVVVGCSNCRDQIMRRIPKFYPDCTYEVKYIWQLVAEALVIEPWEAERIASAQAEAREQWERLGVEQEEE, encoded by the coding sequence ATGAGCACTCCATCTTGTTTCATGAGTCCGGATTTGCGCTCCTTTTTGGAGCGGTTCGATTTTTCAGCCTGCATGGTCTGCGGCTCCTGCGCCAATGGCTGTCCGATCACGGGGACGCCGGGCATGGCGGGGTGGGATACGCGCAAGGTCATGCGTCTTCTGGCCAATGGGATGGCGGATGAAGTCGTGGCTTCCAATTTTCCCTGGCTGTGCACGGGTTGCGGCCGCTGCGCGGGAGTCTGTCCGGCGGGCATCGACATTCCGTCAGTCATGGCCCACATGAAAAGCCTGCGGCCGCGCGAGGCGGTTCCCGGATCGCTGCACAAGGGCATGGCCAACAATCTGGCCACGGGCAACAATCTGGCCATCAGCCGGGAAGACTACCTCGGCGGCATGTACGACCTGGGCCGGGACCTGGCTCAGGAATGTCCGGGATTTCATGTGCCTGTGGACAAGAAGGGCGCGGACATCCTCTTTTTTCCCAATTCCAAGGAAGTCTACGGCGATTTCGAGGACCAGTTCTGGTGGTGGAAGATTTTCTACGCCGCCCGCGAAAACTGGACCGTGCCCTCCACCGGCTGGGAGGCCGTGGACTGGGCGCTCTTCACCGGCAACTATGACGGCAATCGCGAGCTTGCCCGCCGCAAGATCGAATACATGCAGTCCTGCGCCATAAAAACCATGATCATGCCCGACTGCGGTGGCGGTTCGTATGGCTGCCGCAAGGGCATGAGCGCGCTGGCGGCGGAAAATCCGGACAGTGCCGTGGATTTCGTCTATCTCTACGATTATCTTCTGAAACTGATCCGCGAGGGCCGCGTTCGCCTGGACAAGAGCGTGCACAAGGGCCGGCGTTTCACCTTTCACGATTCGTGCAAGCACGGCCGCGAACTGGCGGCGCATTACGGCAAGGGCTATTTCGACGAACCGCGCGAGATCGTGGCGGCCTGCGTCGATGATTTCGTGGAACTGACCCCGACCCGCGAGAAGAATTTCTGTTGCGGAGCGGGCGGCGGCATGTGGCCCATGCCCTTCGAGCAGGAGTCGGCCTGGCACGCGCGCTACAAATATCAGCAGATCAAGGATTCGGGCGCGGACGTGGTGGTCGTGGGCTGCTCCAACTGCCGCGACCAGATCATGCGCCGCATCCCCAAATTCTACCCCGATTGCACCTACGAGGTGAAATACATCTGGCAGCTTGTGGCCGAAGCGCTGGTCATCGAACCCTGGGAGGCAGAACGGATCGCATCGGCGCAGGCCGAAGCCCGGGAGCAGTGGGAGCGGCTGGGGGTGGAGCAGGAGGAAGAGTAG
- a CDS encoding carbon-nitrogen hydrolase family protein, whose amino-acid sequence MRIGLATAPVPMSMEHSLRNILDFMDQAASFDVDLLCFPEAYLPGMRGQHFSIPLCEQAELREALEMECKAAADHEMGVILPMEWPSEQGRYNLVQVISPEGRIMGRQCKTQLDPGEEGIYIPGRGRQIFEMNGVKFGVVICHEGWRYPETVRWSACRGAQIVFHPQCTGSNTTGRTSQAWGDPDGPYYEMAMVCRSVENGIFFASVNYALDYQDSATSLVAPDGSCLAHQPYGQPGLLVQQLELELATGLPAKRYAPDRY is encoded by the coding sequence ATGCGCATCGGACTCGCCACTGCCCCCGTTCCCATGTCGATGGAGCATTCGCTCCGGAACATCCTCGATTTCATGGACCAGGCCGCTTCTTTTGACGTGGACCTGCTCTGTTTTCCCGAAGCATATCTGCCCGGAATGCGCGGCCAGCATTTTTCCATTCCCCTGTGTGAACAAGCAGAGCTGCGCGAAGCCTTGGAGATGGAGTGCAAGGCCGCGGCCGACCATGAAATGGGAGTCATACTGCCCATGGAATGGCCTTCGGAGCAAGGGCGCTACAACCTTGTACAGGTTATTTCACCCGAAGGCAGGATCATGGGACGCCAGTGCAAGACCCAACTCGATCCAGGCGAAGAAGGAATTTATATCCCCGGCCGGGGGCGGCAGATTTTCGAAATGAACGGAGTCAAGTTTGGAGTGGTCATATGCCATGAGGGATGGCGCTACCCGGAAACCGTCCGCTGGTCGGCCTGCCGGGGAGCCCAGATCGTCTTCCATCCCCAATGCACCGGCAGCAACACGACCGGACGCACGTCCCAGGCCTGGGGAGACCCGGACGGCCCCTATTACGAGATGGCCATGGTCTGCCGCAGCGTTGAAAACGGCATCTTTTTCGCCAGCGTGAACTATGCCCTCGATTACCAGGACTCGGCCACCAGCCTGGTCGCACCCGACGGCTCCTGCCTGGCGCATCAGCCCTACGGGCAGCCGGGGCTTCTGGTCCAGCAACTGGAGTTGGAACTGGCCACGGGCCTGCCCGCCAAGCGCTACGCGCCGGACCGCTACTAG